A window of Corallococcus macrosporus DSM 14697 contains these coding sequences:
- a CDS encoding nuclear transport factor 2 family protein, translating into MPLHTLNAPPDEVFRVPTVSLLLFVLASAPANTAPADPKAAVTAVLDDWHQAAAAADEARYFGHFTEDAVYLGTDATERWTRDAFRAWARPYFAKGKAWSFKATSRHISFSKDGAVAWFDEVLDTPNLGPSRGSGVLVKDGGTWKIAQYNLSIPIPNDVLPEVKRRIERHLVRGQKPPAKSGTWQRPPAKVPAPQTPPIKQKAPVPAN; encoded by the coding sequence GTGCCGCTTCATACCTTGAACGCCCCGCCTGACGAGGTCTTCCGCGTGCCTACCGTCTCCTTGCTGCTCTTCGTGCTCGCCTCGGCTCCCGCGAACACTGCCCCCGCCGACCCGAAGGCCGCGGTGACGGCCGTGCTGGATGACTGGCACCAGGCCGCCGCCGCCGCGGACGAGGCGCGCTACTTCGGCCACTTCACCGAGGACGCCGTGTACCTGGGCACCGACGCCACCGAGCGGTGGACGCGCGACGCGTTCCGCGCCTGGGCCAGGCCCTACTTCGCCAAGGGCAAGGCCTGGAGCTTCAAGGCCACCTCGCGCCACATCTCCTTCTCGAAGGACGGCGCGGTGGCCTGGTTCGACGAAGTGCTGGACACGCCCAACCTGGGCCCCAGCCGTGGCAGCGGCGTGCTGGTGAAGGACGGGGGCACCTGGAAGATTGCCCAGTACAACCTGTCCATCCCCATCCCCAACGACGTGCTGCCGGAGGTGAAGCGGCGCATCGAGCGGCACCTGGTCCGGGGCCAGAAGCCGCCCGCGAAGTCGGGCACCTGGCAACGGCCGCCCGCGAAGGTGCCTGCCCCTCAGACGCCGCCCATCAAGCAGAAGGCGCCGGTGCCGGCGAACTAG
- a CDS encoding caspase family protein: protein MMRRTTAGGGGRRWGPLAAACLGVWASLAVAAPPPPVEEPPVTLRRFALLVGSSEGGEGRERLRYAGSDALAMSRVLEELGGVAVADRVLLLEADRKGLLAALERMRVLVEAAAAEGVRSELLLYYSGHSDADGLLPRGERLTYAALKAGLGAVPVDVRIAILDSCGSGALTRFKGGVHRPGFLMDAASQVRGHAYLASSSADEVAQESDTIGASFFTHFLVTGLRGAADASGDGRVTLHEAYQFAFHETLARTERTQGGPQHAAYDIQLAGSGDLVLTDLRTSRVRLTVAEDVQGRLFVRDWGNQLVAELQKPAGRRLALGLEAGRYHVVLERPSQRLEAELTVSPKGGSELRAEHFVPMTLTRTAARGGTDVRAEALSTGAPVTLGDMPSVPFNLSLVPPLATPALWGGGGRNHLALGVLGVRSMQLQGLGGAVGVGWVDGTVEGFQVSGVANVAGGEIFGLQAAFGGNLAFGGGTGGQVSAVFNMAERDFTGFQVSTTANRAAARLRGVQAAVGINLAERLAGAQVGLINISGDVAGAQVGLINVAGDVRGVQLGLINIADDVSVPIGILSIVRKGRFVLELSADDVMPLSVGIKYGSRTVYVLATTGVGIGEKSLRTFLNLGLGVHVPLDAADRYSLDVDLSYGSWQPNFYGGSGPKNTLFRMRATLGWELKRRFALFGGVSLNAYDPSSQDEDRDVSWLPQWKLGCGPGGVRLWPGLLVGVRI from the coding sequence ATGATGAGACGCACCACTGCTGGGGGAGGGGGCCGCCGGTGGGGCCCGCTGGCCGCCGCCTGTCTGGGCGTCTGGGCCTCCCTGGCCGTCGCCGCCCCTCCGCCTCCGGTGGAGGAGCCCCCGGTGACGTTGCGCCGCTTCGCGCTGCTCGTGGGCTCCAGCGAGGGCGGCGAGGGGCGCGAGCGGCTGCGCTACGCGGGCTCGGACGCGCTGGCCATGTCGCGCGTGCTGGAGGAACTGGGCGGCGTGGCGGTGGCGGACCGCGTGCTGCTGCTGGAGGCGGACCGGAAGGGCCTGCTGGCGGCGCTGGAGCGGATGCGGGTGCTGGTGGAGGCCGCGGCCGCGGAGGGCGTCCGCAGCGAGCTGCTGCTCTACTACTCGGGCCACTCGGATGCGGACGGCCTGCTGCCGCGCGGCGAGCGGCTGACCTACGCGGCGCTGAAGGCGGGGCTGGGCGCGGTGCCCGTGGACGTGCGCATCGCGATTCTGGACTCGTGTGGCTCCGGCGCGCTGACGCGCTTCAAGGGCGGGGTGCACCGGCCGGGCTTCCTCATGGACGCGGCGTCCCAGGTGCGGGGCCACGCGTACCTCGCCTCCAGCTCCGCGGACGAGGTGGCGCAGGAGTCGGACACCATTGGGGCGTCCTTCTTCACGCACTTCCTGGTGACGGGCCTGCGCGGCGCGGCGGACGCCAGCGGGGACGGCCGCGTCACGTTGCACGAGGCCTACCAGTTCGCCTTCCATGAGACGCTGGCGCGCACCGAGCGCACCCAGGGCGGGCCGCAGCACGCGGCCTATGACATCCAGCTCGCGGGCAGCGGCGACCTGGTGCTGACGGACCTGCGCACCTCGCGCGTGCGGCTCACGGTGGCGGAGGACGTGCAAGGCCGCCTCTTCGTGCGCGACTGGGGCAACCAGTTGGTGGCGGAGCTGCAGAAGCCCGCGGGCCGGCGCCTGGCGCTGGGGCTGGAGGCGGGCCGCTACCACGTCGTGTTGGAGCGCCCCTCGCAGCGGCTGGAGGCGGAGCTGACGGTGTCGCCGAAGGGCGGCTCGGAGCTGCGCGCCGAGCACTTCGTCCCCATGACGCTCACCCGCACGGCGGCGCGAGGCGGCACGGACGTCCGGGCGGAGGCGCTGTCCACGGGAGCGCCCGTCACCCTCGGGGACATGCCCTCCGTGCCCTTCAACCTGTCGCTGGTGCCACCGCTGGCCACCCCCGCGCTGTGGGGGGGCGGCGGGCGCAACCACCTGGCGCTGGGCGTGCTGGGCGTGCGCTCGATGCAGCTCCAGGGCTTGGGCGGCGCCGTCGGCGTGGGGTGGGTGGATGGGACGGTGGAGGGGTTCCAGGTGTCCGGCGTGGCGAACGTGGCGGGCGGGGAGATTTTCGGTCTCCAGGCGGCGTTCGGCGGCAACCTCGCCTTCGGTGGCGGGACGGGCGGGCAGGTGTCCGCCGTCTTCAACATGGCCGAGCGTGACTTCACGGGCTTCCAGGTGAGCACCACGGCGAACCGCGCGGCGGCGCGGCTCCGTGGCGTGCAGGCCGCGGTGGGCATCAACCTGGCGGAGCGGCTCGCGGGCGCGCAGGTGGGCCTCATCAACATCTCCGGGGACGTCGCGGGCGCGCAGGTGGGCCTCATCAACGTGGCGGGGGACGTGCGCGGCGTGCAGTTGGGCCTCATCAACATCGCCGATGACGTGTCGGTGCCCATCGGCATCTTGAGCATCGTCCGCAAGGGGCGCTTCGTGCTGGAGCTCTCCGCCGACGATGTCATGCCCTTGTCGGTGGGCATCAAGTACGGGAGCAGGACGGTCTACGTCCTGGCCACCACGGGCGTGGGCATTGGCGAGAAGTCGCTGCGGACCTTCCTCAACCTGGGCCTGGGCGTGCACGTCCCGCTGGACGCCGCGGACCGCTACTCGCTGGACGTGGACCTGTCGTACGGGAGCTGGCAGCCGAACTTCTATGGCGGTTCGGGGCCGAAGAACACGCTGTTCCGGATGCGCGCCACGCTGGGCTGGGAGCTGAAGCGGCGCTTCGCGCTCTTCGGCGGCGTGTCCCTCAACGCGTATGACCCGTCCTCGCAGGACGAGGACCGCGACGTGAGCTGGCTGCCCCAGTGGAAGCTGGGCTGCGGCCCCGGCGGCGTCCGCCTGTGGCCCGGCCTGCTGGTGGGCGTGCGCATCTGA
- a CDS encoding ExbD/TolR family protein produces the protein MAGGAQDNDDEITGINVTPLVDVVLVLLIIFMVTANFIVRETVEVDLPRAANGGETVQGLVNVVLDKEGKLFFDGAEVTEKELEAKVVEALAKDKETRAIISADQSLPYGRVMRLIDVVKGQGIAKFALNIEKDVAPAAAASAP, from the coding sequence ATGGCCGGCGGCGCGCAGGACAACGACGACGAAATCACCGGCATCAACGTCACCCCGCTGGTGGACGTGGTGCTGGTGCTGCTCATCATCTTCATGGTGACGGCCAACTTCATCGTCCGCGAGACGGTGGAGGTGGACCTGCCCCGCGCCGCCAACGGCGGTGAGACGGTGCAGGGGCTGGTCAACGTGGTGCTGGACAAGGAGGGCAAGCTCTTCTTCGACGGCGCCGAGGTGACGGAGAAGGAGCTGGAGGCGAAGGTCGTCGAGGCGCTGGCCAAGGACAAGGAGACGCGCGCCATCATCAGCGCCGACCAGTCGCTGCCCTATGGCCGGGTGATGCGGCTCATCGACGTGGTGAAGGGCCAGGGCATCGCGAAGTTCGCGCTCAACATCGAGAAGGACGTGGCCCCCGCGGCCGCGGCCTCCGCGCCCTGA
- a CDS encoding energy transducer TonB, with amino-acid sequence MNQAAVDNTPTSPMHDRSLAVVGVFLFVSLGIHVGGFWALGEGVDRSRPAPKRPVELVMVEVQKPPPPPPPVEEPKPEPPKPPPPKPRAVKPPPVKVAEAPRPLPPPPVDAPPPPNETPPPSAKPAPLVVGMTLSSTTSAGGFAAAVGNTLYGRTGPTAKAPKEVKAYSAPRYAPIYQVDSEPTVASEVKIPYPEEARRAGVEGTVTLSIAISHEGKVTAVKILKGPGYGLNEAARDAIRRFRFRPAIKGGEPVSTEMKYSYTFLLD; translated from the coding sequence ATGAATCAGGCGGCCGTCGACAACACTCCCACTTCGCCCATGCACGACCGCTCGTTGGCCGTGGTGGGCGTCTTCCTGTTCGTGTCGCTGGGGATTCACGTCGGCGGCTTCTGGGCCCTGGGGGAAGGCGTGGACCGCTCGCGCCCCGCGCCCAAGCGCCCGGTGGAGCTGGTGATGGTGGAGGTGCAGAAGCCGCCCCCGCCCCCGCCGCCCGTCGAGGAGCCCAAGCCGGAGCCGCCCAAGCCGCCGCCGCCCAAGCCCAGGGCGGTGAAGCCCCCGCCGGTGAAGGTGGCCGAGGCGCCCAGGCCGCTGCCGCCTCCGCCCGTGGACGCGCCGCCGCCACCCAACGAGACACCCCCTCCGTCCGCGAAGCCCGCGCCCCTGGTGGTGGGCATGACGCTGTCCTCCACCACCAGCGCAGGAGGCTTCGCGGCGGCCGTGGGCAACACGCTCTACGGCAGGACGGGCCCCACCGCGAAGGCCCCCAAGGAGGTGAAGGCATACAGCGCGCCCAGGTACGCGCCCATCTACCAGGTGGACTCCGAGCCCACCGTGGCCTCCGAGGTGAAGATTCCCTACCCGGAGGAGGCGCGCCGCGCGGGCGTCGAGGGCACCGTCACGCTGTCCATCGCCATCAGCCACGAGGGCAAGGTGACGGCGGTGAAGATTCTCAAGGGGCCCGGCTACGGCCTCAACGAGGCGGCGCGGGACGCCATCCGCCGCTTCCGCTTCAGGCCCGCCATCAAGGGCGGCGAGCCCGTCTCAACGGAGATGAAATACTCGTACACCTTCCTGCTCGACTGA
- a CDS encoding erythromycin esterase family protein, translated as MGSMEEDAPELSAALLEGIRAAALPVSGRASDLDPLIDSIGDARFVLLGEATHGTHEFYQARATLTRRLIAEHGFRALVVEADWPTALRVDAFVRGNGQDTTASGALGNFQRFPRWMWRNREVEELVTWLRAHNATVPPEQRAGFYGMDLYSLHDSMREVVAYLDTVDPDAAERARQRYACFDSFGPEPHVYGRSTTYGQADSCEEQVWAELVELQRRRTRGPEDVDARFHAEQNARLVANAEAYYRAVYAGRHEGWNLRDTHMADTVDALAAHLSRGGPPARLVIWAHNSHLGDARATQLGDEGELNVGQLLRERHGAATYSVGFTTYTGVVIAAHEWDEPGLRRRIQPAMAGSYERLFHEVGLPAFLLRMAELGEAAGGLHERRLERAIGVVYAPRTERWSHYFHANLPAQFDAVLHYDDTRALRPLDADAGHETEDAPDTYPFGL; from the coding sequence ATGGGTTCCATGGAGGAGGACGCACCGGAGCTCTCGGCCGCCCTGCTGGAGGGCATCCGAGCCGCCGCGCTGCCCGTGTCGGGCCGCGCCTCGGACCTGGACCCGCTCATCGACAGCATCGGCGATGCGCGGTTCGTCCTGCTGGGCGAGGCCACCCACGGGACACACGAGTTCTACCAGGCCCGCGCCACCCTCACCCGCCGCCTCATCGCCGAGCACGGCTTCCGCGCGCTGGTGGTGGAGGCCGACTGGCCAACCGCCCTGCGCGTCGACGCCTTCGTGCGGGGCAACGGCCAGGACACCACGGCCTCGGGCGCCCTGGGCAACTTCCAGCGCTTTCCCCGGTGGATGTGGCGCAACCGGGAGGTGGAGGAGCTGGTCACCTGGCTGCGCGCGCACAACGCCACGGTGCCCCCGGAGCAACGTGCGGGCTTCTACGGCATGGACCTCTACAGCCTCCACGACTCCATGCGCGAGGTGGTGGCGTACCTGGATACGGTGGACCCGGACGCCGCCGAGCGCGCCCGCCAGCGCTACGCCTGCTTCGACAGCTTCGGGCCCGAGCCTCACGTCTACGGCCGCTCCACCACGTATGGGCAGGCGGACTCGTGCGAGGAGCAGGTCTGGGCCGAGCTCGTGGAGCTCCAGCGGCGGCGGACCCGGGGGCCCGAGGACGTGGACGCCCGCTTCCACGCCGAGCAGAACGCCCGGCTCGTGGCCAACGCGGAGGCGTACTACCGCGCCGTGTACGCGGGCCGGCACGAAGGCTGGAACCTGCGCGACACGCACATGGCGGACACGGTGGACGCGCTCGCGGCGCACCTGTCACGCGGAGGCCCCCCTGCCCGGCTGGTCATCTGGGCGCACAACTCCCATCTGGGAGACGCGCGCGCCACGCAGTTGGGGGATGAAGGCGAGCTCAACGTGGGCCAGCTCCTGCGCGAGCGGCACGGCGCGGCCACGTATTCGGTGGGCTTCACCACGTACACCGGCGTCGTCATCGCCGCGCACGAATGGGACGAGCCCGGCCTTCGCCGCCGCATCCAGCCCGCCATGGCCGGCAGCTACGAGCGCCTGTTCCATGAGGTGGGCCTGCCCGCGTTCCTGCTCCGCATGGCGGAGCTGGGCGAAGCGGCGGGCGGGCTGCACGAGCGCAGGCTGGAGCGCGCCATCGGCGTGGTGTACGCGCCGCGCACCGAGCGCTGGAGCCACTACTTCCACGCGAACCTGCCCGCGCAGTTCGACGCGGTGCTGCACTACGACGACACGCGGGCGCTGCGTCCGCTGGACGCGGACGCCGGGCACGAGACCGAGGACGCGCCCGACACCTATCCGTTCGGCTTGTGA
- a CDS encoding TonB family protein, with amino-acid sequence MLGHAMSSILKARGALVATSLLLAAPVLAQAPQADAPPADAATPPQQAQPTITRPPELVQQVEARYPPEALAQGLTASVRLIITIAADGSVAEVLPTEPVGNGFDEAAMEAVRQFRFSPAEVDGVPAPVQVEYVYHFTLTAPEPDEGAEAAEAEQPKATLTGQLISRGSRSRVPNATVRCGDDPDAPEAMSDEDGRFTLEVPAGVCEVRVVATGFQLYQTKEELKPNETTEVNFYLAPSGGGLETVVRSARPKKEVVRRTITREEAQKTPGSFGDPIRVIQSLPGVARAPFISGELLVRGSNPGQTSTMMDGVEIPLLFHLLGGPSVVNAEFIDQLDFFPGGYGSQYGRAVGGIVEVGTRKGASDTLHGSVKVDLLDAGFFLESPVTDGISVAAAARRSYIDTILPAVLPETEGGTLSVVPRYWDYQLRVDFGAKRGSPNDDTTVSAGGARSSGYVMAFGSDDQLRVVSTGPETERDLELNTRTNFHRVKGDWTYRKGAMWSVFTPFVGMDRSNIDFGLARQEGKTYTLGAREVLGIELNSTLTLRTGLDLVFEHERYDVAFPAPGGIEYVPFPGAEPVGQQLEEQIALASFDGALFLEADLNVGRFTFTPGVRGNLQSVGSTRNLALDPRLWVRYAATSRTNLKGSLGLYSQPPETFRFIPLPYGNPDLAYQRAFQSSLGVEHRITDVLNVDVTGFFNRRFNNIVAPGQLVTNDGGGVFTLPYSNDGIGRAYGVEVMLKKERASATDKWSGWLSYTFSRAEDGRAGPRPQGGGLFGGGGSVPDDSTYGLSPWDQTHILTLVAGYVLGNGWELGGRFRYTSGRPMTPLAGGYDVYDADRNRYNATFGPYFSDRTGGFHQLDVRVDKSWRFQSWTLTAYLDVQNLYNAQNVEFVFNDYRFRREYEVPGIPILPVVGVKGSF; translated from the coding sequence ATGCTTGGACACGCCATGTCCTCCATCCTGAAAGCCCGAGGCGCGCTGGTCGCGACCTCGCTCTTGCTGGCGGCCCCCGTGCTCGCGCAGGCGCCACAAGCCGACGCGCCTCCCGCGGACGCGGCCACGCCACCGCAGCAGGCCCAGCCCACCATCACCAGGCCGCCCGAGCTGGTGCAGCAGGTGGAGGCGCGATATCCGCCCGAGGCGCTCGCGCAGGGCCTCACCGCGTCGGTGCGGCTCATCATCACCATCGCGGCGGACGGCTCCGTCGCCGAGGTGCTGCCCACCGAGCCCGTGGGCAACGGCTTCGACGAGGCCGCCATGGAGGCGGTGCGCCAGTTCCGCTTCTCGCCCGCCGAGGTCGACGGCGTGCCCGCGCCGGTGCAGGTGGAGTACGTCTACCACTTCACCCTCACCGCGCCGGAGCCGGACGAGGGCGCCGAGGCCGCGGAGGCCGAGCAGCCCAAGGCCACGCTCACCGGTCAGCTCATCTCCCGCGGCAGCCGCTCCCGCGTGCCCAACGCCACCGTGCGCTGCGGCGACGACCCGGACGCGCCCGAGGCGATGTCCGACGAGGACGGCCGCTTCACGCTGGAGGTGCCCGCGGGCGTCTGCGAGGTGCGCGTGGTGGCCACCGGCTTCCAGCTCTACCAGACGAAGGAGGAGCTGAAGCCCAACGAGACGACGGAGGTGAACTTCTACCTCGCGCCGTCTGGCGGCGGCCTGGAGACGGTGGTGCGCTCCGCGCGGCCGAAGAAGGAGGTGGTGCGCCGCACCATCACCCGCGAGGAGGCGCAGAAGACGCCGGGCTCCTTCGGCGACCCCATCCGCGTCATCCAGTCGCTGCCGGGCGTGGCGCGCGCGCCCTTCATCTCCGGCGAGCTGCTGGTGCGTGGCTCGAACCCGGGCCAGACGTCCACCATGATGGACGGGGTCGAAATCCCGCTCCTGTTCCACCTGCTCGGCGGGCCCTCGGTGGTCAACGCCGAGTTCATCGACCAGCTCGACTTCTTCCCGGGCGGCTACGGCAGCCAGTACGGCCGCGCGGTGGGCGGCATCGTCGAGGTGGGCACGCGCAAGGGCGCCTCGGACACGCTGCACGGCTCGGTGAAGGTGGACCTGCTGGACGCGGGCTTCTTCCTGGAGAGCCCGGTTACCGACGGCATCAGCGTGGCCGCGGCCGCGCGCCGCTCGTACATCGACACGATCCTGCCCGCCGTCCTGCCGGAGACGGAGGGGGGCACGCTCTCCGTGGTGCCGCGCTACTGGGACTACCAGTTGCGCGTGGACTTCGGCGCGAAGCGGGGCTCGCCCAACGACGACACGACGGTGTCGGCCGGGGGCGCGCGCAGCTCCGGCTACGTCATGGCCTTCGGCAGTGACGACCAGCTCCGCGTCGTGTCCACCGGCCCGGAGACGGAGCGCGACCTGGAGCTGAACACGCGCACCAACTTCCACCGCGTGAAGGGCGACTGGACCTACCGCAAGGGCGCGATGTGGTCCGTGTTCACGCCCTTCGTCGGCATGGACCGCAGCAACATCGACTTCGGGCTCGCGCGGCAGGAAGGCAAGACGTACACGCTGGGCGCCCGCGAGGTGCTGGGCATCGAGCTGAACTCCACGCTCACCCTCCGCACGGGTCTGGACCTCGTCTTCGAGCACGAGCGCTACGACGTGGCGTTCCCCGCGCCGGGCGGCATCGAATACGTGCCCTTCCCCGGCGCCGAGCCGGTGGGCCAGCAGTTGGAGGAGCAGATTGCCCTGGCCTCCTTCGACGGCGCGCTGTTCCTCGAGGCCGACCTGAACGTCGGCCGCTTCACCTTCACGCCGGGCGTGCGCGGCAACCTCCAGTCGGTGGGGAGCACGCGGAACCTGGCGCTGGACCCCCGGCTGTGGGTCCGCTACGCGGCGACGTCACGCACCAACCTGAAGGGCTCGCTGGGCCTCTACAGCCAGCCGCCGGAGACGTTCCGCTTCATCCCCCTGCCGTACGGCAACCCGGACCTCGCCTACCAGCGCGCCTTCCAGAGCAGCCTGGGCGTGGAGCACCGCATCACCGACGTGCTCAACGTGGACGTCACCGGCTTCTTCAACCGCCGCTTCAACAACATCGTGGCGCCCGGCCAGCTCGTCACCAACGACGGCGGCGGCGTCTTCACGCTGCCGTACTCCAACGACGGCATCGGCCGCGCGTACGGCGTGGAGGTGATGCTGAAGAAGGAGCGCGCCTCCGCGACGGACAAGTGGTCCGGCTGGCTGTCGTACACCTTCAGCCGCGCCGAGGACGGCCGCGCCGGGCCCCGGCCGCAGGGTGGAGGGCTCTTCGGCGGCGGCGGCAGCGTGCCGGATGACTCCACGTATGGCCTCAGCCCGTGGGACCAGACGCACATCCTGACGCTGGTGGCGGGCTATGTGCTGGGCAACGGCTGGGAGCTGGGCGGCCGCTTCCGCTACACCAGCGGCCGGCCCATGACGCCGCTGGCCGGCGGCTACGACGTCTACGACGCGGACCGCAACCGCTACAACGCGACGTTCGGCCCGTACTTCTCCGACCGCACCGGAGGCTTCCACCAGTTGGACGTCCGCGTGGACAAGAGCTGGCGCTTCCAGAGCTGGACGCTCACGGCCTACCTGGACGTGCAGAACCTCTACAACGCGCAGAACGTCGAGTTCGTCTTCAACGACTACCGGTTCCGTCGGGAGTACGAGGTGCCGGGCATCCCCATCCTCCCCGTGGTGGGTGTGAAAGGAAGCTTCTGA
- a CDS encoding alpha/beta fold hydrolase: MVLESFQVGEGEVPTVMLHGFLGTGRNLRSLAAAWSAADPSRRILLPDLTGHGTSPALPSNSDLYSMARDVVDTARARGFDGAFDWVGHSLGGRVTLAASLHVPEAVKSVSLLDIAPGPVPGDLSESGKVLGILLQAPARAENRRAMRAELTGRGLSEPLADWLLMNLVTEEGGVRWRFDRQALADLHSRVNDTDLWAAVERRDGPPMRCLRGGRSKYVSDADVARMVAAGCPVETAPEAGHFVHVDAQPAVLAWLR; this comes from the coding sequence ATGGTCCTCGAGAGCTTCCAAGTGGGTGAGGGCGAGGTGCCCACGGTGATGCTGCACGGCTTCCTGGGCACGGGGCGCAACCTGCGCTCATTGGCGGCGGCGTGGAGCGCGGCGGACCCGAGCCGGCGCATCCTCCTGCCGGACCTCACCGGGCACGGCACGTCCCCTGCCCTGCCGTCGAATTCGGACCTCTACAGCATGGCCCGGGACGTGGTGGACACGGCGCGCGCGCGGGGCTTCGACGGTGCGTTCGACTGGGTGGGCCACTCGCTGGGAGGCCGCGTGACGCTCGCGGCGAGCCTGCATGTGCCGGAGGCCGTCAAGAGCGTGTCCCTGCTGGACATCGCTCCGGGGCCGGTGCCGGGCGACTTGTCGGAGAGCGGCAAGGTCCTGGGCATCCTGCTCCAGGCCCCGGCGCGGGCGGAGAACCGCCGGGCGATGCGCGCGGAGCTCACGGGCCGCGGGCTGTCGGAGCCGCTGGCGGACTGGCTGCTGATGAACCTGGTGACGGAGGAGGGCGGCGTGCGCTGGCGCTTCGACCGCCAGGCGCTGGCGGACCTGCACTCCCGCGTGAATGACACGGACCTGTGGGCGGCGGTGGAGCGTAGGGACGGCCCGCCGATGCGCTGCCTCCGGGGTGGCCGCTCCAAGTACGTGAGCGACGCGGACGTGGCGCGCATGGTGGCCGCGGGCTGCCCGGTGGAGACGGCGCCAGAGGCCGGGCACTTCGTCCATGTGGACGCGCAGCCCGCGGTGCTGGCGTGGCTGCGCTGA
- the fdhA gene encoding formaldehyde dehydrogenase, glutathione-independent, producing MPSNRGVVYLGPGKVEVQSIDSPRLANPKGKPIEHGVILKVVSTNICGSDQHMVRGRTTASKGLVLGHEITGEIIEKGKDVEFLDVGDLVTVPFNVACGRCRTCREQQTGVCLNVNEGRAGGAYGYVDMGGWVGGQAEYVLVPYADFNLIRFPDKAQAMEKILDLTMLSDILPTGFHGAVSAGVGVGSTVYIAGAGPVGLAAAASARILGAAVVMVGDMNKERLAHAKSVGFEPIDLTRSDKLEELIAAVVGVPEVDASVDAVGFEARGHGARHSTEAPATVLNSLMAVTRAAGAIGIPGLYVTEDPGSQDEAAQHGNLRMRFGLGWAKSHRFFTGQTPVLRYNRQLMQAILHGRLPIAKVVNATVISLDDAPRGYHEFDTGVARKFVIDPHGMLKKKAA from the coding sequence ATGCCCAGTAATCGCGGCGTCGTGTATCTCGGTCCCGGCAAGGTGGAGGTGCAGTCCATTGACTCCCCCAGGCTGGCCAACCCCAAGGGGAAACCCATCGAGCACGGCGTCATCCTGAAGGTGGTCTCCACCAACATCTGCGGCTCGGACCAGCACATGGTGCGCGGCAGGACGACGGCGTCCAAGGGGCTGGTGCTCGGGCACGAAATCACCGGCGAAATCATCGAGAAGGGAAAGGACGTCGAGTTCCTGGACGTGGGGGACCTCGTCACGGTGCCCTTCAACGTGGCCTGTGGCCGCTGCCGCACGTGCCGGGAGCAGCAGACGGGCGTGTGCCTCAACGTCAACGAGGGCCGCGCGGGCGGCGCCTACGGCTACGTGGACATGGGCGGCTGGGTGGGCGGCCAGGCCGAATACGTCCTGGTGCCCTACGCGGACTTCAACCTCATCCGCTTCCCCGACAAGGCGCAGGCGATGGAGAAGATTCTCGACCTGACCATGCTGTCGGACATCCTGCCCACGGGCTTCCACGGCGCCGTCAGCGCGGGCGTGGGGGTGGGCTCCACCGTGTACATCGCGGGCGCGGGGCCGGTGGGGCTCGCGGCGGCGGCGTCCGCGCGGATTTTGGGCGCGGCGGTGGTGATGGTGGGGGACATGAACAAGGAGCGGTTGGCCCACGCGAAGTCCGTGGGCTTCGAGCCCATTGACCTCACGCGGAGCGACAAGCTGGAGGAGCTGATCGCCGCCGTCGTGGGCGTGCCCGAGGTGGATGCCTCCGTGGACGCGGTGGGCTTCGAGGCGCGAGGCCACGGCGCGCGGCATTCGACGGAGGCGCCGGCCACGGTGCTCAACTCGCTGATGGCGGTGACGCGGGCCGCGGGCGCCATCGGCATCCCGGGGCTGTATGTGACGGAGGACCCGGGCTCCCAGGACGAGGCGGCGCAGCACGGCAACCTGCGCATGCGCTTCGGCCTGGGCTGGGCCAAGTCCCACCGCTTCTTCACGGGGCAGACGCCGGTGCTGCGCTACAACCGCCAGCTCATGCAGGCCATCCTCCACGGCCGGCTGCCCATCGCGAAGGTCGTGAACGCCACCGTCATCTCGCTCGACGACGCGCCGCGCGGGTACCACGAGTTCGACACGGGCGTGGCGCGCAAGTTCGTCATCGACCCGCACGGGATGCTGAAGAAGAAGGCGGCCTGA